One stretch of Danio rerio strain Tuebingen ecotype United States chromosome 6, GRCz12tu, whole genome shotgun sequence DNA includes these proteins:
- the gpr155b gene encoding lysosomal cholesterol signaling protein isoform X2, with amino-acid sequence MEGLYVSIHGLNVTHSPLGAPAMSIDKLFPALLECFGIILCGYAAGRSGIISAAQVNGLGSFVSCFALPALLFKNMVQLQFQHVVWSFLWSVLIAKVCVFTLVCVLTLLVADPESKYSKAGLFAIFATQSNDFALGYPIVDALYRNSHSEYEQYIYLVAPVSLMLLNPVGFALCEIQRWRHSSDPNYSKLHVIFTVTLQVLKNPIVFMVMVGIVSHFVFGGRVPVLLGEFVDGLADSFGGAALFYLGLNMVGQMSKLTRSTGVSLILLITAKLLVMPLMCRDMVELLDAGNSSSANHSSLSDYAFLYGVFPTAPSVAIYAAQYNMELEVTSGMVISTFLSAPIMYVSAWLLTIPWMEASFLVKELQDVSFNISIVCLIALVWTLAVMLLSKKFRRMPHMFATNLFLAQLLACMSMLFWKFVLKQGSVFGQILTFTLLYGSLYSTYVWTGLLAFSLTLLGRNENLKVKPIVFIIFGWGIPFLTVGGLLMIGQRMSDSLDPAFFYGSGQIVSTVVVLGFSIVLGGLSLMGLSRGAQEEQSYQALDQNSITGASENSRHLQTENQNSSDVDQTHTNTDVCCSEPMPDMIAGHLNDSPVPSAGIVLGESSSSLRVQEERQIARHVLLCLLLIVSMLANLSSCLWWLFSADPGRLYLELQFFCAVANYGQGFVSFGIFGLDEHLIILPFRKRLAALCGFSQEENLEPSAVPEEIRLTCTQFVRYHKDQCVQDIVRNRGMRAPIAYGPTFVDYSGLLTCDKNMFVRNIFTQELFVSGNVEIQICCTSPCKKDSWC; translated from the exons ATGGAGGGCCTGTATGTGTCCATCCATGGCCTTAACGTCACCCACAGCCCTCTCGGAGCGCCAGCCATGTCCATAGACAAGCTTTTCCCTGCCCTGCTGGAGTGCTTCGGCATCATCCTGTGCGGTTACGCGGCAGGTCGCAGTGGCATCATCAGCGCGGCGCAGGTCAACGGTCTGGGCAGCTTCGTGTCGTGTTTCGCTCTCCCTGCGCTGCTTTTCAAGAACATGGTGCAGCTGCAGTTCCAGCACGTCGTCTGGTCTTTTCTGTGGAGTGTTTTGATCGCAAAAGTGTGCGTGTTCACGCTGGTGTGTGTGCTGACGCTGCTGGTGGCTGATCCTGAGAGCAAGTACAGTAAAGCTGGGCTGTTTGCTATCTTCGCCACGCAGAGCAATGACTTCGCTCTGGGATATCCTATAG TGGATGCGCTGTACAGAAACTCTCACTCGGAGTATGAGCAGTACATCTATCTGGTGGCTCCTGTGTCGCTGATGCTCCTCAACCCTGTGGGCTTCGCTCTGTGTGAGATCCAGAGATGGAGACACAGCAGTGATCCAAACTACAGCAAACTGCACGTCATCTTCACCGTCACACTGCAG GTTTTGAAGAACCCAATAGTCTTCATGGTTATGGTTGGAATTGTCTCTCATTTTGTGTTTGGAGGACGAGTGCCTGTTTTGCTGGGAGAGTTTGTTGATGGACTGGCAGACTCCTTTGGAGGGGCGGCTCTCTTTTATTTGGGCCTGAACATGGTGGGACAGATGAGCAAACTCACGCGTTCCACTGGCGTCTCCCTCATCCTGCTCATCACTGCCAAACT acTGGTTATGCCTTTGATGTGCAGAGACATGGTGGAGCTGTTAGATGCTGGTAACTCCAGCTCAGCCAATCACTCCAGCTTATCTGATTATGCTTTCCTTTATGGAGTTTTCCCCACCGCTCCCAGTGTGGCCATCTACGCTGCGCAGTACAACATGGAGCTGGAG gtgACCTCTGGTATGGTAATCAGCACGTTCCTGTCGGCGCCCATCATGTATGTGTCTGCATGGCTTTTGACCATTCCATGGATGGAGGCCTCGTTCCTGGTGAAGGAGCTGCAGGACGTCAGCTTTAACATCAGCATTGTCTGTCTGATAGCACTG gtttgGACCCTTGCTGTCATGCTACTTAGTAAGAAGTTTCGGAGGATGCCACATATGTTTGCCACAAATCTGTTTTTAGCACAG CTCCTAGCTTGTATGTCGATGCTCTTTTGGAAGTTTGTCCTAAAGCAGGGCAGCGTATTTGGCCAAATTCTCACCTTTACACTACTTTATGGATCTCTCTACAGCACCTACGTGTGGACCG gtcttttgGCGTTCTCACTTACTTTACTGGGCAGAAATGAAAACTTGAAAGTGAAACCCATTGTGTTCATCATCTTTGGATGGGG AATTCCTTTTCTGACTGTGGGCGGGCTGCTTATGATCGGACAAAGAATGAGTGACAGCTTAGACCCCGCCTTCTTTTATGGCAGTGGGCAG ATTGTGTCCACCGTGGTGGTTTTAGGCTTCAGTATTGTGCTGGGTGGTCTGTCTCTGATGGGATTGAGTCGGGGGGCTCAGGAGGAGCAGAGTTATCAGGCCTTAGATCAAAACTCCATCACAGGTGCATCAGAAAATTCCAGACACCTCCAGACAGAGAACCAGAATTCTTCTGATGtggatcaaacacacacaaacacag ATGTTTGTTGCAGTGAACCCATGCCAGATATGATAGCCGGGCATCTGAACGACTCACCAGTGCCTTCAGcag GGATTGTCCTGGGCGAGTCATCAAGCTCTTTGCGTGTGCAGGAGGAGAGGCAAATTGCTCGACATGTGCTCCTCTGTCTGCTGCTCATCGTCAGCATGCTTGCT aaCCTGTCCAGCTGCCTGTGGTGGTTGTTCAGTGCTGATCCAGGACGACTTTACCTCGAGCTGCAGTTTTTTTGCGCTGTAGCCAATTATGGACAG GGCTTTGTTTCCTTTGGTATTTTTGGCTTGGATGAGCACCTTATTATTCTTCCATTCAGAAAGAG GCTGGCGGCTCTGTGTGGTTTCAGTCAGGAGGAAAACCTTGAGCCTTCTGCTGTTCCTGAGGAAATTCGACTGACCTGCACTCAGTTTGTGAGATACCACAAAGATCAGTGCGTTCAGGATATTGTTCGCAACAGAGG GATGAGGGCACCAATCGCGTATGGGCCCACatttgtggattacagtggtctgctaacatgcgacaaaaatatgttcgtaaggaacatttttacccaagagcttttcgTATCAGGAAATgttgaaatccagatttgctgcACGTCTCCTTGTAAAAAAgacagttggtgttga
- the gpr155b gene encoding lysosomal cholesterol signaling protein isoform X3: MEGLYVSIHGLNVTHSPLGAPAMSIDKLFPALLECFGIILCGYAAGRSGIISAAQVNGLGSFVSCFALPALLFKNMVQLQFQHVVWSFLWSVLIAKVCVFTLVCVLTLLVADPESKYSKAGLFAIFATQSNDFALGYPIVDALYRNSHSEYEQYIYLVAPVSLMLLNPVGFALCEIQRWRHSSDPNYSKLHVIFTVTLQVLKNPIVFMVMVGIVSHFVFGGRVPVLLGEFVDGLADSFGGAALFYLGLNMVGQMSKLTRSTGVSLILLITAKLLVMPLMCRDMVELLDAGNSSSANHSSLSDYAFLYGVFPTAPSVAIYAAQYNMELEVVTSGMVISTFLSAPIMYVSAWLLTIPWMEASFLVKELQDVSFNISIVCLIALVWTLAVMLLSKKFRRMPHMFATNLFLAQLLACMSMLFWKFVLKQGSVFGQILTFTLLYGSLYSTYVWTGLLAFSLTLLGRNENLKVKPIVFIIFGWGIPFLTVGGLLMIGQRMSDSLDPAFFYGSGQIVSTVVVLGFSIVLGGLSLMGLSRGAQEEQSYQALDQNSITGASENSRHLQTENQNSSDVDQTHTNTGIVLGESSSSLRVQEERQIARHVLLCLLLIVSMLANLSSCLWWLFSADPGRLYLELQFFCAVANYGQGFVSFGIFGLDEHLIILPFRKRLAALCGFSQEENLEPSAVPEEIRLTCTQFVRYHKDQCVQDIVRNRGMRAPIAYGPTFVDYSGLLTCDKNMFVRNIFTQELFVSGNVEIQICCTSPCKKDSWC, from the exons ATGGAGGGCCTGTATGTGTCCATCCATGGCCTTAACGTCACCCACAGCCCTCTCGGAGCGCCAGCCATGTCCATAGACAAGCTTTTCCCTGCCCTGCTGGAGTGCTTCGGCATCATCCTGTGCGGTTACGCGGCAGGTCGCAGTGGCATCATCAGCGCGGCGCAGGTCAACGGTCTGGGCAGCTTCGTGTCGTGTTTCGCTCTCCCTGCGCTGCTTTTCAAGAACATGGTGCAGCTGCAGTTCCAGCACGTCGTCTGGTCTTTTCTGTGGAGTGTTTTGATCGCAAAAGTGTGCGTGTTCACGCTGGTGTGTGTGCTGACGCTGCTGGTGGCTGATCCTGAGAGCAAGTACAGTAAAGCTGGGCTGTTTGCTATCTTCGCCACGCAGAGCAATGACTTCGCTCTGGGATATCCTATAG TGGATGCGCTGTACAGAAACTCTCACTCGGAGTATGAGCAGTACATCTATCTGGTGGCTCCTGTGTCGCTGATGCTCCTCAACCCTGTGGGCTTCGCTCTGTGTGAGATCCAGAGATGGAGACACAGCAGTGATCCAAACTACAGCAAACTGCACGTCATCTTCACCGTCACACTGCAG GTTTTGAAGAACCCAATAGTCTTCATGGTTATGGTTGGAATTGTCTCTCATTTTGTGTTTGGAGGACGAGTGCCTGTTTTGCTGGGAGAGTTTGTTGATGGACTGGCAGACTCCTTTGGAGGGGCGGCTCTCTTTTATTTGGGCCTGAACATGGTGGGACAGATGAGCAAACTCACGCGTTCCACTGGCGTCTCCCTCATCCTGCTCATCACTGCCAAACT acTGGTTATGCCTTTGATGTGCAGAGACATGGTGGAGCTGTTAGATGCTGGTAACTCCAGCTCAGCCAATCACTCCAGCTTATCTGATTATGCTTTCCTTTATGGAGTTTTCCCCACCGCTCCCAGTGTGGCCATCTACGCTGCGCAGTACAACATGGAGCTGGAGGTG gtgACCTCTGGTATGGTAATCAGCACGTTCCTGTCGGCGCCCATCATGTATGTGTCTGCATGGCTTTTGACCATTCCATGGATGGAGGCCTCGTTCCTGGTGAAGGAGCTGCAGGACGTCAGCTTTAACATCAGCATTGTCTGTCTGATAGCACTG gtttgGACCCTTGCTGTCATGCTACTTAGTAAGAAGTTTCGGAGGATGCCACATATGTTTGCCACAAATCTGTTTTTAGCACAG CTCCTAGCTTGTATGTCGATGCTCTTTTGGAAGTTTGTCCTAAAGCAGGGCAGCGTATTTGGCCAAATTCTCACCTTTACACTACTTTATGGATCTCTCTACAGCACCTACGTGTGGACCG gtcttttgGCGTTCTCACTTACTTTACTGGGCAGAAATGAAAACTTGAAAGTGAAACCCATTGTGTTCATCATCTTTGGATGGGG AATTCCTTTTCTGACTGTGGGCGGGCTGCTTATGATCGGACAAAGAATGAGTGACAGCTTAGACCCCGCCTTCTTTTATGGCAGTGGGCAG ATTGTGTCCACCGTGGTGGTTTTAGGCTTCAGTATTGTGCTGGGTGGTCTGTCTCTGATGGGATTGAGTCGGGGGGCTCAGGAGGAGCAGAGTTATCAGGCCTTAGATCAAAACTCCATCACAGGTGCATCAGAAAATTCCAGACACCTCCAGACAGAGAACCAGAATTCTTCTGATGtggatcaaacacacacaaacacag GGATTGTCCTGGGCGAGTCATCAAGCTCTTTGCGTGTGCAGGAGGAGAGGCAAATTGCTCGACATGTGCTCCTCTGTCTGCTGCTCATCGTCAGCATGCTTGCT aaCCTGTCCAGCTGCCTGTGGTGGTTGTTCAGTGCTGATCCAGGACGACTTTACCTCGAGCTGCAGTTTTTTTGCGCTGTAGCCAATTATGGACAG GGCTTTGTTTCCTTTGGTATTTTTGGCTTGGATGAGCACCTTATTATTCTTCCATTCAGAAAGAG GCTGGCGGCTCTGTGTGGTTTCAGTCAGGAGGAAAACCTTGAGCCTTCTGCTGTTCCTGAGGAAATTCGACTGACCTGCACTCAGTTTGTGAGATACCACAAAGATCAGTGCGTTCAGGATATTGTTCGCAACAGAGG GATGAGGGCACCAATCGCGTATGGGCCCACatttgtggattacagtggtctgctaacatgcgacaaaaatatgttcgtaaggaacatttttacccaagagcttttcgTATCAGGAAATgttgaaatccagatttgctgcACGTCTCCTTGTAAAAAAgacagttggtgttga
- the gpr155b gene encoding lysosomal cholesterol signaling protein isoform X1 → MEGLYVSIHGLNVTHSPLGAPAMSIDKLFPALLECFGIILCGYAAGRSGIISAAQVNGLGSFVSCFALPALLFKNMVQLQFQHVVWSFLWSVLIAKVCVFTLVCVLTLLVADPESKYSKAGLFAIFATQSNDFALGYPIVDALYRNSHSEYEQYIYLVAPVSLMLLNPVGFALCEIQRWRHSSDPNYSKLHVIFTVTLQVLKNPIVFMVMVGIVSHFVFGGRVPVLLGEFVDGLADSFGGAALFYLGLNMVGQMSKLTRSTGVSLILLITAKLLVMPLMCRDMVELLDAGNSSSANHSSLSDYAFLYGVFPTAPSVAIYAAQYNMELEVVTSGMVISTFLSAPIMYVSAWLLTIPWMEASFLVKELQDVSFNISIVCLIALVWTLAVMLLSKKFRRMPHMFATNLFLAQLLACMSMLFWKFVLKQGSVFGQILTFTLLYGSLYSTYVWTGLLAFSLTLLGRNENLKVKPIVFIIFGWGIPFLTVGGLLMIGQRMSDSLDPAFFYGSGQIVSTVVVLGFSIVLGGLSLMGLSRGAQEEQSYQALDQNSITGASENSRHLQTENQNSSDVDQTHTNTDVCCSEPMPDMIAGHLNDSPVPSAGIVLGESSSSLRVQEERQIARHVLLCLLLIVSMLANLSSCLWWLFSADPGRLYLELQFFCAVANYGQGFVSFGIFGLDEHLIILPFRKRLAALCGFSQEENLEPSAVPEEIRLTCTQFVRYHKDQCVQDIVRNRGMRAPIAYGPTFVDYSGLLTCDKNMFVRNIFTQELFVSGNVEIQICCTSPCKKDSWC, encoded by the exons ATGGAGGGCCTGTATGTGTCCATCCATGGCCTTAACGTCACCCACAGCCCTCTCGGAGCGCCAGCCATGTCCATAGACAAGCTTTTCCCTGCCCTGCTGGAGTGCTTCGGCATCATCCTGTGCGGTTACGCGGCAGGTCGCAGTGGCATCATCAGCGCGGCGCAGGTCAACGGTCTGGGCAGCTTCGTGTCGTGTTTCGCTCTCCCTGCGCTGCTTTTCAAGAACATGGTGCAGCTGCAGTTCCAGCACGTCGTCTGGTCTTTTCTGTGGAGTGTTTTGATCGCAAAAGTGTGCGTGTTCACGCTGGTGTGTGTGCTGACGCTGCTGGTGGCTGATCCTGAGAGCAAGTACAGTAAAGCTGGGCTGTTTGCTATCTTCGCCACGCAGAGCAATGACTTCGCTCTGGGATATCCTATAG TGGATGCGCTGTACAGAAACTCTCACTCGGAGTATGAGCAGTACATCTATCTGGTGGCTCCTGTGTCGCTGATGCTCCTCAACCCTGTGGGCTTCGCTCTGTGTGAGATCCAGAGATGGAGACACAGCAGTGATCCAAACTACAGCAAACTGCACGTCATCTTCACCGTCACACTGCAG GTTTTGAAGAACCCAATAGTCTTCATGGTTATGGTTGGAATTGTCTCTCATTTTGTGTTTGGAGGACGAGTGCCTGTTTTGCTGGGAGAGTTTGTTGATGGACTGGCAGACTCCTTTGGAGGGGCGGCTCTCTTTTATTTGGGCCTGAACATGGTGGGACAGATGAGCAAACTCACGCGTTCCACTGGCGTCTCCCTCATCCTGCTCATCACTGCCAAACT acTGGTTATGCCTTTGATGTGCAGAGACATGGTGGAGCTGTTAGATGCTGGTAACTCCAGCTCAGCCAATCACTCCAGCTTATCTGATTATGCTTTCCTTTATGGAGTTTTCCCCACCGCTCCCAGTGTGGCCATCTACGCTGCGCAGTACAACATGGAGCTGGAGGTG gtgACCTCTGGTATGGTAATCAGCACGTTCCTGTCGGCGCCCATCATGTATGTGTCTGCATGGCTTTTGACCATTCCATGGATGGAGGCCTCGTTCCTGGTGAAGGAGCTGCAGGACGTCAGCTTTAACATCAGCATTGTCTGTCTGATAGCACTG gtttgGACCCTTGCTGTCATGCTACTTAGTAAGAAGTTTCGGAGGATGCCACATATGTTTGCCACAAATCTGTTTTTAGCACAG CTCCTAGCTTGTATGTCGATGCTCTTTTGGAAGTTTGTCCTAAAGCAGGGCAGCGTATTTGGCCAAATTCTCACCTTTACACTACTTTATGGATCTCTCTACAGCACCTACGTGTGGACCG gtcttttgGCGTTCTCACTTACTTTACTGGGCAGAAATGAAAACTTGAAAGTGAAACCCATTGTGTTCATCATCTTTGGATGGGG AATTCCTTTTCTGACTGTGGGCGGGCTGCTTATGATCGGACAAAGAATGAGTGACAGCTTAGACCCCGCCTTCTTTTATGGCAGTGGGCAG ATTGTGTCCACCGTGGTGGTTTTAGGCTTCAGTATTGTGCTGGGTGGTCTGTCTCTGATGGGATTGAGTCGGGGGGCTCAGGAGGAGCAGAGTTATCAGGCCTTAGATCAAAACTCCATCACAGGTGCATCAGAAAATTCCAGACACCTCCAGACAGAGAACCAGAATTCTTCTGATGtggatcaaacacacacaaacacag ATGTTTGTTGCAGTGAACCCATGCCAGATATGATAGCCGGGCATCTGAACGACTCACCAGTGCCTTCAGcag GGATTGTCCTGGGCGAGTCATCAAGCTCTTTGCGTGTGCAGGAGGAGAGGCAAATTGCTCGACATGTGCTCCTCTGTCTGCTGCTCATCGTCAGCATGCTTGCT aaCCTGTCCAGCTGCCTGTGGTGGTTGTTCAGTGCTGATCCAGGACGACTTTACCTCGAGCTGCAGTTTTTTTGCGCTGTAGCCAATTATGGACAG GGCTTTGTTTCCTTTGGTATTTTTGGCTTGGATGAGCACCTTATTATTCTTCCATTCAGAAAGAG GCTGGCGGCTCTGTGTGGTTTCAGTCAGGAGGAAAACCTTGAGCCTTCTGCTGTTCCTGAGGAAATTCGACTGACCTGCACTCAGTTTGTGAGATACCACAAAGATCAGTGCGTTCAGGATATTGTTCGCAACAGAGG GATGAGGGCACCAATCGCGTATGGGCCCACatttgtggattacagtggtctgctaacatgcgacaaaaatatgttcgtaaggaacatttttacccaagagcttttcgTATCAGGAAATgttgaaatccagatttgctgcACGTCTCCTTGTAAAAAAgacagttggtgttga
- the gpr155b gene encoding lysosomal cholesterol signaling protein isoform X5 has protein sequence MEGLYVSIHGLNVTHSPLGAPAMSIDKLFPALLECFGIILCGYAAGRSGIISAAQVNGLGSFVSCFALPALLFKNMVQLQFQHVVWSFLWSVLIAKVCVFTLVCVLTLLVADPESKYSKAGLFAIFATQSNDFALGYPIVDALYRNSHSEYEQYIYLVAPVSLMLLNPVGFALCEIQRWRHSSDPNYSKLHVIFTVTLQVLKNPIVFMVMVGIVSHFVFGGRVPVLLGEFVDGLADSFGGAALFYLGLNMVGQMSKLTRSTGVSLILLITAKLLVMPLMCRDMVELLDAGNSSSANHSSLSDYAFLYGVFPTAPSVAIYAAQYNMELEVTSGMVISTFLSAPIMYVSAWLLTIPWMEASFLVKELQDVSFNISIVCLIALVWTLAVMLLSKKFRRMPHMFATNLFLAQLLACMSMLFWKFVLKQGSVFGQILTFTLLYGSLYSTYVWTGLLAFSLTLLGRNENLKVKPIVFIIFGWGIPFLTVGGLLMIGQRMSDSLDPAFFYGSGQIVSTVVVLGFSIVLGGLSLMGLSRGAQEEQSYQALDQNSITGASENSRHLQTENQNSSDVDQTHTNTDVCCSEPMPDMIAGHLNDSPVPSAGIVLGESSSSLRVQEERQIARHVLLCLLLIVSMLANLSSCLWWLFSADPGRLYLELQFFCAVANYGQGFVSFGIFGLDEHLIILPFRKRLAALCGFSQEENLEPSAVPEEIRLTCTQFVRYHKDQCVQDIVRNRGGSTESLSRPDTVAEEHPTTLESSNYL, from the exons ATGGAGGGCCTGTATGTGTCCATCCATGGCCTTAACGTCACCCACAGCCCTCTCGGAGCGCCAGCCATGTCCATAGACAAGCTTTTCCCTGCCCTGCTGGAGTGCTTCGGCATCATCCTGTGCGGTTACGCGGCAGGTCGCAGTGGCATCATCAGCGCGGCGCAGGTCAACGGTCTGGGCAGCTTCGTGTCGTGTTTCGCTCTCCCTGCGCTGCTTTTCAAGAACATGGTGCAGCTGCAGTTCCAGCACGTCGTCTGGTCTTTTCTGTGGAGTGTTTTGATCGCAAAAGTGTGCGTGTTCACGCTGGTGTGTGTGCTGACGCTGCTGGTGGCTGATCCTGAGAGCAAGTACAGTAAAGCTGGGCTGTTTGCTATCTTCGCCACGCAGAGCAATGACTTCGCTCTGGGATATCCTATAG TGGATGCGCTGTACAGAAACTCTCACTCGGAGTATGAGCAGTACATCTATCTGGTGGCTCCTGTGTCGCTGATGCTCCTCAACCCTGTGGGCTTCGCTCTGTGTGAGATCCAGAGATGGAGACACAGCAGTGATCCAAACTACAGCAAACTGCACGTCATCTTCACCGTCACACTGCAG GTTTTGAAGAACCCAATAGTCTTCATGGTTATGGTTGGAATTGTCTCTCATTTTGTGTTTGGAGGACGAGTGCCTGTTTTGCTGGGAGAGTTTGTTGATGGACTGGCAGACTCCTTTGGAGGGGCGGCTCTCTTTTATTTGGGCCTGAACATGGTGGGACAGATGAGCAAACTCACGCGTTCCACTGGCGTCTCCCTCATCCTGCTCATCACTGCCAAACT acTGGTTATGCCTTTGATGTGCAGAGACATGGTGGAGCTGTTAGATGCTGGTAACTCCAGCTCAGCCAATCACTCCAGCTTATCTGATTATGCTTTCCTTTATGGAGTTTTCCCCACCGCTCCCAGTGTGGCCATCTACGCTGCGCAGTACAACATGGAGCTGGAG gtgACCTCTGGTATGGTAATCAGCACGTTCCTGTCGGCGCCCATCATGTATGTGTCTGCATGGCTTTTGACCATTCCATGGATGGAGGCCTCGTTCCTGGTGAAGGAGCTGCAGGACGTCAGCTTTAACATCAGCATTGTCTGTCTGATAGCACTG gtttgGACCCTTGCTGTCATGCTACTTAGTAAGAAGTTTCGGAGGATGCCACATATGTTTGCCACAAATCTGTTTTTAGCACAG CTCCTAGCTTGTATGTCGATGCTCTTTTGGAAGTTTGTCCTAAAGCAGGGCAGCGTATTTGGCCAAATTCTCACCTTTACACTACTTTATGGATCTCTCTACAGCACCTACGTGTGGACCG gtcttttgGCGTTCTCACTTACTTTACTGGGCAGAAATGAAAACTTGAAAGTGAAACCCATTGTGTTCATCATCTTTGGATGGGG AATTCCTTTTCTGACTGTGGGCGGGCTGCTTATGATCGGACAAAGAATGAGTGACAGCTTAGACCCCGCCTTCTTTTATGGCAGTGGGCAG ATTGTGTCCACCGTGGTGGTTTTAGGCTTCAGTATTGTGCTGGGTGGTCTGTCTCTGATGGGATTGAGTCGGGGGGCTCAGGAGGAGCAGAGTTATCAGGCCTTAGATCAAAACTCCATCACAGGTGCATCAGAAAATTCCAGACACCTCCAGACAGAGAACCAGAATTCTTCTGATGtggatcaaacacacacaaacacag ATGTTTGTTGCAGTGAACCCATGCCAGATATGATAGCCGGGCATCTGAACGACTCACCAGTGCCTTCAGcag GGATTGTCCTGGGCGAGTCATCAAGCTCTTTGCGTGTGCAGGAGGAGAGGCAAATTGCTCGACATGTGCTCCTCTGTCTGCTGCTCATCGTCAGCATGCTTGCT aaCCTGTCCAGCTGCCTGTGGTGGTTGTTCAGTGCTGATCCAGGACGACTTTACCTCGAGCTGCAGTTTTTTTGCGCTGTAGCCAATTATGGACAG GGCTTTGTTTCCTTTGGTATTTTTGGCTTGGATGAGCACCTTATTATTCTTCCATTCAGAAAGAG GCTGGCGGCTCTGTGTGGTTTCAGTCAGGAGGAAAACCTTGAGCCTTCTGCTGTTCCTGAGGAAATTCGACTGACCTGCACTCAGTTTGTGAGATACCACAAAGATCAGTGCGTTCAGGATATTGTTCGCAACAGAGG GGGGTCTACTGAATCTCTCAGCAGACCT GACACAGTCGCAGAAGAACATCCTACAACACTCGAGTCTTCAAACTACTTGTGA